The DNA segment AAATCCACAAGAGAAATGGTTCGGAAGTAAAAATCCGTTTATAATTATCCAGGGTCGCATCCTGGGGAATCAAACCCAATCCTGTTGTCAAAATCTTATCGAAGGGCCGCACACTCGTGCTCACCACCCGTAGAACCGGATACAAAACAATCCCAGCCGCCCCAATCAAGACACTATAAATCAATACCAGCAATGGCCATGGATAGCGCTTCATGATCGAATATCCCTCAGCACCCCGCTGCGCCGTACCCAGAAAAACACCATTACCATTAAAATCCCGGTGTTTACCAATGCCAAGGCAGAGGAAAAACTGTATCTATTTAAGTATCTCGCCGTTCTAAAAATCGCCAAACTCAGCAGCTGACTGGTTTCTAACTCTTGGGGATTCATAAAATAGGGAACCCCGAAATTATTAAAACTATAGATAGCAGACATGATTACAGCCGGTATCAGGGTCGGTGAAATCAAGGGTATGGTGATTTCAAAGAGCCGACGCACCCTCCCAGCCCCGTCAATTTCAGCAGCTTCTAAACTCTGCCGGTCAACTCCCTGAAGAGCTCCAAGAATCAGTACCATCATAAAAGGCACACCCAACCAGAGATTAACAAGATTCATGGAAACAAAATTCCAAAACCCATTACTCCACCAAGGAGGCCCTGTTCCGGGCCCAAAAATCGTTTCTATCAGACCATTTATAAAACCAAATTGTGGATGAAACTCCATCCGTAGTGTCATCAAACTAATGGTGGAAGGAATTGCCCACGGAAGGATCAGTATGCTCTGAAAGATTCTTTTAAATCGTATAGGCGCATTTAAGCACAAGGCCAAAAGAAACCCGAATACAACCTGAAGCGATGTCTGTACACCAGTCCATAAAAATGTCCTAGCAAGAATTATCCACAATCCCTCAGTACGAATTATCGGACGGGTAAAGACATCTCTTATATTCACAGCGAATTGCTGAAACGAAAAGGTTGGA comes from the Spirochaeta lutea genome and includes:
- a CDS encoding carbohydrate ABC transporter permease; translated protein: MVGLYWIGKVFRVRNALMMAMVALPVLALGLTMGFPIIYTVVLSFGNMDLFHFKDPTFSFQQFAVNIRDVFTRPIIRTEGLWIILARTFLWTGVQTSLQVVFGFLLALCLNAPIRFKRIFQSILILPWAIPSTISLMTLRMEFHPQFGFINGLIETIFGPGTGPPWWSNGFWNFVSMNLVNLWLGVPFMMVLILGALQGVDRQSLEAAEIDGAGRVRRLFEITIPLISPTLIPAVIMSAIYSFNNFGVPYFMNPQELETSQLLSLAIFRTARYLNRYSFSSALALVNTGILMVMVFFWVRRSGVLRDIRS